The Endozoicomonas sp. 4G DNA segment ACCGACCACCCTGCGTGGCAGAATGACTTCCAGATGTTTCTCGCTGTGCAGGTTGTTTTCGCCTGCCACTTCAAGAATCATCTGCTTGAGCACTTCTTCTTGCTCCAGGGAGTTACTGACCAGGGCACCGATCTGTCCGGAGAATTTTTCCAGCAGGTAGTCTTTCAGTTCCAGTACGGCATTTCGTTCCGCCAGTTGCAGGGCTTCCTGACCGGCTTTGGTGATAAAGTCCGCTTCTTCCCGGGCCTTGCTGACGATGGTGTCGGCCTTGGCCTGGGCTTCGCGAATCAGAATGGCGGCATTGGCTTCGGCTTCTCTGACAATCCGGTCAGCCTGGTTACGACCGTCCTGTACGCCCTGGTCACGTAGTTTTTCGATCAGCTCCTGGACGCCAACAGAGACGTTCTGGCCGCCAGGATTGATTGCTGCTGTCATAATGTATTCCTCTGGTTAACGGTCTACCGTTCACTGTTTACAGCCCACTCAGGCCACAATCTGCTGACCCAGAACCAGGGCAAATACGAACGCGAATACCGCAAAGCCTTCAACGATTGCAGCAGGGGCAATGGACAGGCCAAAGACTTCAGGTTTGTTTTTGGAGGCATTGATGCAGGCGGCCACCGCCTGACCCTGGTAGATGGCAGAGTACATCAGGGCAATGCCGGTCAGCAGGCCAATACCCAGCAGACCAGGAGCACTGTTGCCGGAAACACCGATACCGCTGAGAGTGAACATGATCACGATGCCGTAAATAACCTGGGAAGAAGGCATAGCGGACAGACCGATGAATTTACCGTAACCACTTTCAACATCCAGCATCGCGCCGCAGGCTGCCTGACCAGCGACTGAGCAGCCGATGGCTGAACCTACGGCTCCCAGTGCAACGGGTGCAAAGACGCCTATCCAGCCCAGGGCCAAGATCAGATTTTCCATGGTTAATCCTCTTGTTTTCTAAAAGATTTGAATGGGTAGCCCTCGTCGGACAAACCCCAGTTAACGAATTCAATAACATTGAGGCGCATGCCGTGTACGACACCGCTCATAATGCAAAGGGCAAAGTTGAGTGCGTGTCCCAGCAGTAGAATCAGACCGCTGAACAGAACCCCGATGACCGGGCTGGAGTCCAGGGCATCCACAGCCAGAGTGTTGAAGGTGATGGCCAGGGAGGCACCAGAAAGACCCAGGGCAAACAAACGCATGTAACTCAGCACGTCACCGAACGCGGAAGTGATGTTATAAACCGCTTTCAGCCCGTCCAGACCTCTCAGGCACAGACTGCCGATGGAGCGAACCGGTCGGGTACTGGTGAACAGGAACACCAGCAAAGCACCGACTATCAAACCCGCAGGTCCAACCTTATTGGCAAAAACAGCCGACAGGGTATGGGTCATGCCCAGCCAGATTGATAAACCCGACCCCATAATAATGGCCCAGCCGATCGGGGCGAGGGCGTAGCTGCTCCTTCGATTGACCACTGCCGTCATAATGTTAGCAATGATCAAATGCGTTACACCCACAAAGACGGACAGTTTCATCATGGCGTTGTAATCATTCAGGTCGATCAGGGCCATGTGTCCGAGAAGACCTCCCGAGCCCGGCGCGACACCAAAGTAACTGCCTACCAGAACACCCCAGACGACACCGGCGGCTGACATAAAGTAAGCCAGGTTCATCAGCCGGGAACCGGCCTCGGTTTTTTTCAGAGTCTTGCGGAACAGGAACACGATGCCGCCAAACAGCAGGCTGTACATGGCGTCGCTCATGATCATGGCGAAGAACAGTGAGAACGAGTAAAAGACCAGGTTGCCCGGATCCCAGGTACGGTAGTTTGGCGTCTGGAAAAAGCCCAGTGCGTCCGCACCGCCACCCACGCTGTCGGATTTTTCCAGCAGGGTAGGGGGGTTGTCTTGTTCAGAGGGTTCTTCGAAGAGCGCGGCGAGGTTGTTTTCCAGACAGAAAGCGGCCACGGCTTTTTTTTCCGATACCGCTACCCAGCCCTGAACCAGAAAGAAGGTTTCCTCATCCTGGGTGCCACTGGTGGCTTCTTCCAGGGCCGCCTTATCCTGTCTGGCGGCAACCGCCTGACCCAGCAGATAGCTCCAGCGGGTTAACGCTTCACGCTCCGCCAGCAGTTCTTCCAGCAGCTGTTCAGATTCTTCCAGTTCCATTTCCAGCCTCGAAAGAGGCACCATGCCGATATGGGAGCGAGGGACTGACAACAGGTCTTCGGCTGGTTCATCGCTGGCAATAACGATGACATAAGCTTCGCGGGAATCCCTGTGAATCTCTTCCCAGGGCAGGTCATGTTGTTTCAGAACCTCGCAGAGGGTCTCCATTTCTCCCAAGGGAACCACATAGAACCAGAAACGCTGGCCACCCAGGTCGGACAGCGTGGGAAAGCAGAATTCCCCCCACGGACGAACTTCACGGATACGCTCAGTCAGTTTGTCACGGGCGTCGGACAGCTCCCGAACAGAAGCCTTGTTGTCCAGAACCTCGGCAACGATCTGGTCAATACAGGCCTGTTTTTTGTCTTTGAGCTGTCGACGGGTACGGGGTGAACGTTCCAGCCAGGCCAGGGCTTCGCTGGCCTGTGCGGGCTGCATACGCAGGCTTTGATCGACGGTGTTGTCGGACAGTGGAATCAGATGCATGCATCCCAGCGCCTGAAGTCCCTTAAGCACTTTGGTTTTTTCTGCTTCAGGTCCGTACAGGGTCAGTTTGTTCAGTCGTTTAATGGCCATTGAAGTCTACCTCCCCAGCTGCCTGTTCCCGGACCTTGGCCATTCTTGCTTCCTGGGCCAGCACTTTACCCTTGGAGAGCTTGGCGTTCATGACATTGGCGCGATCCTGGTCCGACAGGTAGATCTGGATTTTCTGGATACTTTTTTGAGTCTGCGGAATCAGTACCTTGGAGAATAGATTGACCCTCTGGGATGTCGTCCGGGTGGCCTTGTCCAGTGCTTTATAGCGCAGCACGCGCACCTGGTATTCAATACGCAGGCGTACCATCTGCTGAAGCTGTTCAACCAGAAAGTCGACCCAGACTGGCTTGGCCAGGTCACTGTAGGGTTTCACGCTGGTGGCGATATTCTTGACTCTGGGCACAGCGGTACCGACGATATTCTCATCGATCAGGGTGATGTTGGTGACTCTCACCAGTTCTTCTACAGGCACGTCTTCACGGGCCAGCATCGGCAGCTGTTCCCTGACCAGACGCTCGATGTCCACCAGTTGGGACTGGGTTTCTGCCAGCGCCTCTTCGGCCTTTTTCCGCTCAGCCATCAATTGCTGGCGCTTCAACTCCAGAGCCGGCAGATAACGGTTGTAAGTCTTAAGGCTGCGCTTCTCTTTGTTCAGCGAGCTTTTGTTGAGGGCTACCTTGGCCATGGTTTATGCCTCAACAGCTGCGGTATCTGAGTCAGACTTTTCTGCGCCGGCGAGGCTGGGCCAGTACTTGTCCAACAGGCTCTGTTTCAGCAGGGTTTCTTCCGGCTCAAAACATTCAGCCAGTGTCTGCCAACATAGGTCCAGGGCTTCTTCCAGACTCATCCGGGCATCAAGCACCATGAAACGGCTTTTAAATTTTTCACCAAAGGCGATGGCTTTCAGGTCGTAGCTGGACAGTTCAAAGGCCATGGCCTGTTTCTGTTGGGCATTCACCGAGTCTGAGTAGAAGCGGATCATGGTGTTCATGATGTGAGCATGGTCGTCCCGGGTTTCTTTACCCTGAACCATCTGTTTCAAACGGGACAGGGAACCGAACGGATCAATGACACCATTGTGCAGATAAAACTGACCTTCAGTGATGTAACCGGTGTTATCCGGAACCGGATGCGTAACGTCGTTGCCCGGCATGGTGGTCACCGCAAGGATCGTGACAGACCCGGCACCCTTGTAATCGCAGGCCTTTTCGTAACGCTTGGCCAGCTGGGAGTAAAGGTCGCCCATGTAACCCCGGTTCGCCGGGATTTTATCCATGGCCACGCCGATCTCTTTCATGGCGTCAGCGTAAGAGGTCATGTCGGTGAGCAGCACCAGAACTTTCTTGCTTTCGTTGACAGCAAAATGTTCGGCCACTGCCAAAGCCATATCGGGTGTCAGGAGGCGTTCTACGGTGGGGTCAGAGGCCTGGTTGGTGAACATGACCGTGCGGGAAGAGACACCGGCTTCCTCGAAAGCCGTGCGGAAGAAATGGTAATCGTCGAAGATCAGGCCCATGCCTGCAAACACCACCACATCCGCTTCAGCCTGAATGGCAATACGGGCCAGGAAACAGTTGTAGGGCTCACCGGCAACGGAGAAAACAGGGATCTTCTGTGATTCAACCAGAGTGTTGAATACGTCAATCATTGGGACGTTGGTGCGTACCATTCTTGACGCCAGTACACGACGGACGGGGTTTACTGACGGGCCGTCTATTTCAACCTTGGGGTCCTGCTCAAGAGCCGGGCCGTTATCAATGGGTTCTCCGGCACCGTTGAAGATACGGCCCAGAATGTTGGGAGAATAGGTAGCCTTCATAGGCTCACCCAGAAAGCAGACGGCGGCATGAGTGGACAGGCCCTTGGTCCCGGCAAACACTTGAAGGGAAACTTCTTCGTGATCGATCTTGATGATCTGGGCCAGGGAGTAAACCTGTCCGCTTTGCTCGATCATCGCCAGATCACCATAGCTGGCCCGGGCATTGCCTTCCGTCAGGTTAGGCACTTGGACGCGAATCAAGTCACCAACAATGCTGAGAATGTTAGTGTATCGCAATAGACTCTGGGGCATTGCTGCTCCTCTATACGGCTTGGGAACTGAGAAATCGGGACGATTGACCGAACGAGCCAGAACCTCGGAGCTCGGCCAACCATCAGTGACCTGTCGCCTGTTAATCGCCCATAAAGTTGAGGGACTGGCGACCAGGGATAGCCGGATTGCTGAAGGTTTTGAGTGTGTCAGCCAGCAACCCGAATGCAATGCAAAATTTACTCAATAGTAGACAATTTCAGATGTTTCAGTATCCAGATTTTGTCAGGTTGCCAACGTAGCCACCATCACGGCCTTGATGGTGTGCATACGATTTTCTGCCTGATCAAAAACAATAGAGTGTTCAGACTCAAAAACCTCTTCTGTCACTTCCAGACCCGACATGCCATATTTGCTGGCAATCTCACGACCAATATGGGTTTCGTCATTGTGGAAGGCGGGCAGGCAGTGGAGGAACCGGACGTCAGGGTTACCTGTTTTTTCCAGCATGGAGGTATTGACCTGATAAGGCGTCATCAGTCGTACACGTTGGTCCCAGGCCGCTACCGGTTCTCCCATGGAAACCCAGACATCGGTATAGATAAAGTCACATCCTTGGACGGCTTCATCAACGGACTGGGTGACGGTGATTCTGGCTCCGGATTGTTCTGCCAGTGGCTGGCAGAGTTCCAGCAGTTCGGGGGCCGGGGTGTAACCTTCAGGGGCCGCAATGCTGAAGTCAACACCCATCTTGGCACAACCCACCAAAAGTGAGTTCGCTACATTGTTTCGGCCATCGCCGGTATAACAGAGTTTAAGTTCACTGAGAGGGCGCCCCTTGCTGTGTTCCAGCATGGTTAAAAAGTCAGCCAGAACCTGAGTCGGATGCCAGTCATCAGTCAGGCCGTTCCAAACGGGGACGCCTGAGTATTCTGCCAATTCTTCTACGTGTTGCTGTGAGTGGCCACGAAATTCAATACCGTCGTACATTCTTCCCAGGACTCTGGCGGTGTCTTTCACCGACTCTTTGCTGCCCATTTGTGAGCCACCGGCGATGTAAGTCACATTAGCACCCTGATCAAAGCTGGCCACTTCAAAAGCACAGCGGGTCCGGGTGGATGCTTTTTCAAAAATCAAGGCGATGTTGCGACCCTGAAGGAAGCGAGGCTCATTGCCAGTTTTTTTGGCTTGCTTCAGCTGAGTGGATAGTTCGAGCAGCGAAGCAATATCCTGGGCAGTGAAATCGAGCAGTTTCAGGAAAGAGTGGTTGGGTAGTCTGAAATCCATCGCGTTACTCTTGCTTTTCATGTGGTATACGACTCCGACAGGTCCTAGGGTATATTCGCAAAAACTGGATAGCACTACGTATAATTACGTTTGTGGGCACCGGTATTGTATTTTTTAGGCGGGCTCCTTGTAAGCCCTGCGAACTTCTTCAGCAAGAATAGCAATACCATGCTCTACGGTTTTATTATCACGAGAGTAAGTCATCCTCAGGCATTCGTGCCTGTGCCGCCAGTCGTCATCAATCCCCATGAAAAAGTAGTGGCCGGAGACCACCAGGACATTGCGTTGTTTCAGTCGTTCGTAGAGTTTCTGGCTGCTGATGGGCAGCCCTTCAAACCAGAGCCACAGGAACATGGCGCCTTCGGGCTTGTGCACCTTCCAGTTGATGCCATCAAGATGCTTTTGCAATGAAGCAATGGCAAACCTGACCTTGTCTTCATAGTAGGGTCTGATCACATTTTTGCTGAGATCAATGATGCTGTCGTCACGAATCATATCCAGTACGATCATGCTGCCAAAACTGTTGGGGGCCAGATTCATGATGGCGTTAATACCCGACAATGCTCTGATAACCTGTTCGTTGGCAATAACGATACCGGTTCTGGCAGCAGGCAGGCCCAGCTTGGAAAGGCTGAGACAGAGAATCGTGTTTTCATTCCATTCCGGGTTGGCATCGCTGAAGATCAGGTTTGGAAACGGAGTGCCGTAGGCACCGTCGATGATCAGGGGAATATCATGCTTTCTGGCTATTGTGTCCAGTCGACTGATTTCCTGGTCGGTCAGCACATTACCAGTGGGGTTGGTCGGACGGGAAGTGCAGAGTGCACCGGTCTCCCCATTGACTTTCAGGCTGCTGAAATCGACATGGTATTTAAACATATGATCATTAATGATCTTGATTTCAGGTTTGTTGGCCAGAAAGAAGTCATCACTCAGGCCGGCATCGCCATAGCCTATATATTCAGGCGCCAATGGTAGCTGAATACGACGATGGCTGCCGTCGTCATAATGACCGGCAAACATATTGAACAGCATGAAGAAAGCGGCCTGGCTGCCGTTGCTCAGGGCGATATTTTCTGACTTCAGTTGCCAGCCAAACTGACGGTTCAGAAAACGAGCCATCTCGTGAATAAATTCCTTTTCTCCCTGGGGGGGATCATAGGTGCCGATCAGGCGGGTGAACTCGGACTGGCTGTTCAGGATTTTCTGAAGTCGTCGCCGAAATGTCTCTTCCACTTCAGGAATATGGGCTGGATTGCCTCCTCCCATCATGATCGTATCCCGACCATCGGCCAGGGCATGCCCCAGATCGTCCATGAGCTGGAGTATGCCGGAATGACGGGTGAATTTTGTGCCGAATGTGGAAAGCTTCATGCAGGACTCAGGTACTCTGTTTACGGGTTTATAACTGGGAGAGCTCGGTTAACTCAGATGCAGAACAACTATCATAACTAGGGCTTTTGATAAGGGGTTCCTGCTGGGAAGAGCGTTTCTTTTTGAGCATATAATAGGCGATAGCGGACATACCTGCACCAAAAACCAAAACGCCACCGGAAACAACCAATGCTTTTTGCCAAGGTGGAAAGCTTGACGCACTGCCTATTCTCTTGCCAACCGAGAGCTCAAAAGGTACCGGAGTCGATTGGTTGTAGACTTGACTTTGTGAATGGGGGCGCAGGGTTCTGATGGAGGGGTGCTCAGGTCTGGTACTGTTACCCTCGCCATGTTCGGATAGTTTATCCTTGGTGCGGTTACTCCGCTTTTTAGAGGGCGTTGAGTGGGTTGACGATGGTGTTCCCGTTTCTATGGAGCTGTATAGCTTTTGAGACGATGAAGCAGGCATTGAAGTACTGGGTGATATTGAATCTCTAACACTGCTCAGATAGCTTGCTTTTGAGGATTTTTCTGAAACGTCACGACTGGCTGAAGAGGGGTCGATGGAAGTGAACGACGGTCTGGTCGTTCCGGTGGGTGGTGCTGTCGAGATGTTGAACCCGTTTGGACAAGTGCTTCCGTCAGAAAACACAAAGCCACCGATGATATTCGTATACTCAAGCCCGCGACAGGCATCCGTTTCACCAGGCACGTTGTTGCTGTCGCCTGACAGTGTGACAGGCAGACTCAAGTCGCCCAGGCGTTCTATGGACACATCCCAGCCAAGCAGCCTGTTTGATTTCAACACCAGCTTTTGATAACCGGTCAAAGACAGTGCCACGTCATAACCCAGGATGCTATTCCCTGTCATATCGACGGTCAATGGGTTCTGCCAGCTTTCGCTGCTATGGTCTGGACCAACAATGCTGATGCCTTTTGTATTCACATCACTGGCTTTTGTCGTCGCAAACTCACTGTTGGCAATGCTGACTTTAACGTGTTCCGGGAGAGTGAGGTTCACGGCCTTTGGCGCATTCCCCAGAATGTGATTGTCCTTGAAATTTATGGCCCGAATATACTCGTCCGGTGCTGAAGCATCCCGGTAGACAAGACTAATGTCCACGGCTGTTTCAACAGGACTTGCCTTGTAGTAACAGGAATAGACTTTGTTGTTGGAAAAGCCGACCAGGGTTCTGTTGTTAAATGACCTTGGATCTACGACGGATTCATCTGAGAAAGACAGGCTGATGGCAGGTTTAAGAATCTGGAAGAATTCATTTCTGAAAATATTGACCATGTAGTCATTAGCAGGAACTTCATGTGACTCCAGGTTCAGCATTCCTTTCAGCATTTCGGTATGCACATCGTGGGGGTATGCTTTGAAAACCTTTTTGCCCGAACCTTCTTTACATTGAGTGTAGATATCAACGGATTCCTGAAAGTTATTGTTTAATGCAGGTAACGTGGTTAAACCTGTGATCAGGATGCCAGCGCCATTAAAGTGAATCAGCTCTTCTTTGTTAAAGGTGGGTTTTTTGATTGATGCGTGGCGCCACGGCCAGTACGAGCTTGGAACACATTCATAAGTGGGCACAAATTTTTTCTTCAGGGCAGCAAAATAACCCTCTGCAAAGGAACCATTGCTGCTGTCCAGTGGCACCCCGATCAGCATCTGTCTTGGGTTCAGATGGATGGTTTTTTTGACCAGAAAATGTTCTTGCCAGCCATCGGGCAGGACCGAATCCGAGCCTGGGCCGCCCCCGGCCATGACCGGTTCTTTTGCAGCGCAGTGCTCACGGGCTGCGATGGGTTGTGACTTCATGCCGTAGCCCACCAGCAGGAAAGCCGTGGTGGACCCTTCCCGTGGTCCACTATCATTGAACCCTTTGATGCTCTCGTCAAGATAGCTGTCCTCAGTCGGGGTTATGATAAAACACCGGTCAATGGCTTGTTCAGTGTTGGCAAGAACCTGTTTCAGAGCTTTTACAGCCGCCTGTTTCATGGCCTCCGTGGTGAGTAGATCAAGGTGTTCGATGGTTCCGGAACACAGTTCATTAAGCTTCATTTCACCCGTTGCGGCGGTGGTTTCAGGGGGAGTGGAGGGGTTGGTGAAGGTATTGGATATAGAGGTCAGGTTGGATGGGGTGGTAGGGAAAGCTGAAGAAGATTCAGCAAACAAAGCCGTTATAAAAGCGATAATGCAAAGAGACAGTAAGTATTTCATGGCGTCCTCATTACACAATAAGTGTCGTAGAACAAAAACGGTTAGTACAGACAGTCACTTATTCATCTCGAAATATGCCTGCTGCCTAATGTCAAGCAGGTACCATTGTTTTTGTTAGATAATGTTTTTATTTGCTAAGGCAGTATAGTCGGTGTTAAGGACTGGTAGGATTTTTTGAAAATTGATGGTTTAGAAGTGTACTTGCATTGGCGGAGTAAAAACTCAGCAACTATATTCACTGCCATTCACTGCCCCATTAAAATAATCCAA contains these protein-coding regions:
- a CDS encoding ATP synthase subunit C, producing MENLILALGWIGVFAPVALGAVGSAIGCSVAGQAACGAMLDVESGYGKFIGLSAMPSSQVIYGIVIMFTLSGIGVSGNSAPGLLGIGLLTGIALMYSAIYQGQAVAACINASKNKPEVFGLSIAPAAIVEGFAVFAFVFALVLGQQIVA
- a CDS encoding V-type ATP synthase subunit I encodes the protein MAIKRLNKLTLYGPEAEKTKVLKGLQALGCMHLIPLSDNTVDQSLRMQPAQASEALAWLERSPRTRRQLKDKKQACIDQIVAEVLDNKASVRELSDARDKLTERIREVRPWGEFCFPTLSDLGGQRFWFYVVPLGEMETLCEVLKQHDLPWEEIHRDSREAYVIVIASDEPAEDLLSVPRSHIGMVPLSRLEMELEESEQLLEELLAEREALTRWSYLLGQAVAARQDKAALEEATSGTQDEETFFLVQGWVAVSEKKAVAAFCLENNLAALFEEPSEQDNPPTLLEKSDSVGGGADALGFFQTPNYRTWDPGNLVFYSFSLFFAMIMSDAMYSLLFGGIVFLFRKTLKKTEAGSRLMNLAYFMSAAGVVWGVLVGSYFGVAPGSGGLLGHMALIDLNDYNAMMKLSVFVGVTHLIIANIMTAVVNRRSSYALAPIGWAIIMGSGLSIWLGMTHTLSAVFANKVGPAGLIVGALLVFLFTSTRPVRSIGSLCLRGLDGLKAVYNITSAFGDVLSYMRLFALGLSGASLAITFNTLAVDALDSSPVIGVLFSGLILLLGHALNFALCIMSGVVHGMRLNVIEFVNWGLSDEGYPFKSFRKQED
- a CDS encoding V-type ATP synthase subunit D, which produces MAKVALNKSSLNKEKRSLKTYNRYLPALELKRQQLMAERKKAEEALAETQSQLVDIERLVREQLPMLAREDVPVEELVRVTNITLIDENIVGTAVPRVKNIATSVKPYSDLAKPVWVDFLVEQLQQMVRLRIEYQVRVLRYKALDKATRTTSQRVNLFSKVLIPQTQKSIQKIQIYLSDQDRANVMNAKLSKGKVLAQEARMAKVREQAAGEVDFNGH
- a CDS encoding V-type ATP synthase subunit B; this translates as MPQSLLRYTNILSIVGDLIRVQVPNLTEGNARASYGDLAMIEQSGQVYSLAQIIKIDHEEVSLQVFAGTKGLSTHAAVCFLGEPMKATYSPNILGRIFNGAGEPIDNGPALEQDPKVEIDGPSVNPVRRVLASRMVRTNVPMIDVFNTLVESQKIPVFSVAGEPYNCFLARIAIQAEADVVVFAGMGLIFDDYHFFRTAFEEAGVSSRTVMFTNQASDPTVERLLTPDMALAVAEHFAVNESKKVLVLLTDMTSYADAMKEIGVAMDKIPANRGYMGDLYSQLAKRYEKACDYKGAGSVTILAVTTMPGNDVTHPVPDNTGYITEGQFYLHNGVIDPFGSLSRLKQMVQGKETRDDHAHIMNTMIRFYSDSVNAQQKQAMAFELSSYDLKAIAFGEKFKSRFMVLDARMSLEEALDLCWQTLAECFEPEETLLKQSLLDKYWPSLAGAEKSDSDTAAVEA
- the argF gene encoding ornithine carbamoyltransferase, translated to MDFRLPNHSFLKLLDFTAQDIASLLELSTQLKQAKKTGNEPRFLQGRNIALIFEKASTRTRCAFEVASFDQGANVTYIAGGSQMGSKESVKDTARVLGRMYDGIEFRGHSQQHVEELAEYSGVPVWNGLTDDWHPTQVLADFLTMLEHSKGRPLSELKLCYTGDGRNNVANSLLVGCAKMGVDFSIAAPEGYTPAPELLELCQPLAEQSGARITVTQSVDEAVQGCDFIYTDVWVSMGEPVAAWDQRVRLMTPYQVNTSMLEKTGNPDVRFLHCLPAFHNDETHIGREIASKYGMSGLEVTEEVFESEHSIVFDQAENRMHTIKAVMVATLAT
- a CDS encoding valine--pyruvate transaminase: MKLSTFGTKFTRHSGILQLMDDLGHALADGRDTIMMGGGNPAHIPEVEETFRRRLQKILNSQSEFTRLIGTYDPPQGEKEFIHEMARFLNRQFGWQLKSENIALSNGSQAAFFMLFNMFAGHYDDGSHRRIQLPLAPEYIGYGDAGLSDDFFLANKPEIKIINDHMFKYHVDFSSLKVNGETGALCTSRPTNPTGNVLTDQEISRLDTIARKHDIPLIIDGAYGTPFPNLIFSDANPEWNENTILCLSLSKLGLPAARTGIVIANEQVIRALSGINAIMNLAPNSFGSMIVLDMIRDDSIIDLSKNVIRPYYEDKVRFAIASLQKHLDGINWKVHKPEGAMFLWLWFEGLPISSQKLYERLKQRNVLVVSGHYFFMGIDDDWRHRHECLRMTYSRDNKTVEHGIAILAEEVRRAYKEPA